The following coding sequences lie in one Fusarium poae strain DAOMC 252244 chromosome 1, whole genome shotgun sequence genomic window:
- a CDS encoding hypothetical protein (SECRETED:SignalP(1-23)~TransMembrane:8 (n4-15c23/24o174-195i235-253o273-292i304-329o349-371i378-398o410-428i584-603o)), translating to MRVFTGLTLPATLLLTLPFTASATELLQGYGRNDYELPCAQACTWATPTALDCPEYAKMSAEERAAAYPSAACMGNDTSYLTSIAWCIDSYCSKDTRPYKIEVFWGTKMIYQVESIKFTYAEALAQIDNKTTPKPMSPDETMLNRTISIEDATYESYLNSVKGYIAIGKNESKYSLLVVLSCVAIPIGFSLLRLLPIPTSVRSKFYAYIIDPPAWGKRHSVPTLGLGIVPTRGQALFILYIIAINVAATFDGYPRYTPNAYFPVRRDELMRHIGNRAGIIAFANIPIIILYAGRNSLLLRLTNWSYSTFILLHRWVAMVCVVQVILHSLMWLQIMVEAHSHAEVVKYPYWQWGIVGTLAFSLLLPFSILPFRRALYEVFLIVHICLAVVVLVGSWYHIWYLFEDTSGFEIWLIIAIAVWGYERLLRILRVSRYGIKKAYITRADEKYLKIDIPDVDAHGHCFVYFPTLSWRIWENHPFSIVNCSKGQLQREVSLSSSSSQVEGKDVSPTEASLFKEGGMVAVKAPSSVTDNNTTKPGITLFVSPEHGLTSRLPKKADTGIPIPILVECSYGHEDSTQFEPTFDYPNTLAIAGGVGVTAVLPALQSSLSMYARPLGTSKLYWGTKNRGLVDSVKRMIVEGHGYQDEEGNGGASNWGHFEAHVTIGSRMDIKQVLTNELESTTGGTTVIVCGPQQMCDDARNTNGDAIFNGNPTNTLPAEPIAICGMSVRLPGGLHSPQDFWEFLVSKGDARGPVPESRYNASSYWSETMKPGTVKTQYGYFLDESIDIASVDTSFFTMRKAEVERADPQQRQMLEVARECLEDAGEFDWKGRPIGCFMGSFGEDWVEMFAKEAQQYGPYRVMGYGDFMLSNRVSYELDLMGPSQVVRTGCSASLIALHEACLALSRGDCEGAIVGGANLIMAPGMTVAMTEQGVLSPDGSCKTFSADANGYARGEAISAIFVKPLRNAVRDGNPIRAVIRSTASNSDGRGTAGGIQVPNDIAQETLIRRAYKMAGINDYSQTAFVECHGTGTAIGDPIETKAVGRVFGPSGGVLIGSVKPNLGHSEGASGLTSLIKAVLALENRTIPPNIKLNQPNPDIPWSSCGLSVPTEPTEWPSLKHERISVNSFGIGGTNAHIILDSARSFGVTLPAERTATSPQLLVFSANGADSLRQMITNYEHYVEKNPEKVDDLAFTLGHKREYLPHRAFAVSSPLGPLTVSPIAKVGNKPNIVMVFTGQGAQWPQMGRELMRRSQFSAFRQTITALDAHLQSLEDGPDWTIEEELQKPPRTSRLSSAELSQPLCTAMQVALINTLASVGVKAEALVGHSSGEVAGAYAAGAITANEAITIAFYRGLVTKRQHKPGSMAAIGMGAGDVEKYLQSGVVIACENSPSSVTIAGDTEAVESTIGAIKASKPDVMARLLQVDMAYHSHHMKEIGDDYFALMQDKIWPTNPTKLFYSSVTGNTLTESHQFGPRYWQANMESRVRFSSAVSEIINQGTIKNALFLEVGPHSALAGPLRQIQAQNSTSFPYVSVLTRNKNDVECFLSCAGSLFNLNARVDLTKVIAKGAVLPDLPRYPWNHSERHWYESRLTSEWRHREHKYHDLLGIRVPESTDSNILFRNLFHLDNAPWIRDHMVGDDVIFPFAGYAGMIGEAIRQVTCVDEGFKLRAVRVSTALVLTEGKPLEIMSTLRRKRLTDSLDSEWWEFSIASYNGTSWTKHCSGEATSQGERLSTKGPQESFLHKIDIGRCYESLARSGLNFGPEFQRLGEIRSDTLEQKAQSKVLGKPGEEVNYHLHPTIIDASLQLLSVAVSRGFADRYDNTMVPTHIDEMCIYRPTDTNSFEIRANAYYTSTGSVTGGGQIFDSNGRSVLSTTGIKLTTVGDQNGGKPVEPTARLEWAPHIDFLDPQALIRPSIDRSEHMPDLTCLSHLCLAHTKHCIADLDTTIEHMHKYKAWVNHQIEFDNVGSLEFLSKDELELQINDLMAYLKRTSAKDAAIAIEKICANASSIFTGSKEPLDVLLSDGILNNLYTFMDNCDESALFAHLAHTKPNLRILEIGAGTGGSTSQFLKYLTPVGKVLFSNYTFTDISSGFFENAKKRFKDFPNMEFATLDISRDPDEQGFAGREYDLILATNVIHATPSINESLNNVRNLLSDDGRFLLHELTSTSKWINYIFGTLPGWWYGEADDRSLEPYISVERWEAELLAAGFDVPDAVVLDTAGPNTLNAMILCRTDTEYYTDRHVELLVMSDVETKGEEALRQSLEKRGHFVHRRGVFDQSTPTGYDTIALLDEEEPFFEDINSEKLDAFKTLTSSLKDKSLLWITHVSQMGCSDPRFGQIWGISRALRSEMLLEFGTCEVDDVAVSSDKILDVFARFQIEKEDETIKPDYEYTIINNTVYVGRIYPFSAQENLVISNQEDPVALRTTKPGRLNALHWASYQSPTLTGDDVEVKVQAAGLNFKDVLCAMGIVDGGNGFGLEGAGVVNRIGPNVKDIKVGDRVLFIAHDSFASHVVMSENLCEIIPEDLSFEDAATIPCVFATSYHSIFNMGNLKKGQSILIHSACGGVGIATIQLAQMVGAKIYATVSSEEKIKYLEDNFGLDRSCIFNSRDDSFVQRILHETGGEGVDLALNSLSGELLHATWKCIAEFGRMVEIGKRDLIGSGKLDMYPFLDNRTYSCVDLDQLCFKRGCIAKELLKHVIRLYKDGHIQPIRPIKVYHPHNILDSFRYMQQGVHLGKIVVSMDTTYGPSLEVEPRKQPVTLHASASYLLVGGLGGLGRSISRWMIKRGARHLIYLSRSAGTNEKHLDLQQELESLGCKVDFVQGSINNLDDVTAAVARAEGHMKGVLQMSMVLADQSFPKMTIDEWNTAVNPKIKGTWNLHNATMSANANLDFFILFSSLSGVIGQPGQVNYAGANTFLDAFSNYRKSLGLPACSIDIGAVEEVGYLAENQSIMQKLKVTGFNGTVSEHEFLDALGAAMARTANNFCLGFRPDVSLSDPSNRSIWKKDIRMAVFHNNGGALQASTGATNDELKSFISRAKHDPSILKQEESSRFLAREIGKKVYGLLLKPVEDLQTASSLSDLGMDSLVAIEVRQWWKTVFQFDISVLEMMAMGSLDMLGAHAARGLQYVLGST from the exons ATGAGGGTCTTTACTGGCCTGACTTTACCAGCGACCCTGCTGTTGACATTGCCCTTTACTGCATCAGCTACTGAGCTTCTACAAGGCTACGGCAGAAACGACTATGAGCTCCCATGTGCACAAGCCTGTACTTGGGCTACGCCTACTGCACTCGACTGTCCTGAATATGCCAAAATGTCGGCAGAAGAGCGTGCGGCTGCGTATCCATCTGCGGCCTGCATGGGCAACGACACTTCGTACTTGACATCAATTGCCTGGTGCATTGACTCATACTGTTCGAAGGACACCAGACCCTACAAGATTGAGGTGTTTTGGGGGACCAAGATGATCTACCAGGTCGAAAGCATCAAGTTCACATACGCTGAGGCTCTGGCCCAGATAGACAACAAGACGACCCCTAAGCCTATGTCTCCAGATGAAACGATGCTCAACCGAACTATTTCTATCGAAGATGCAACCTACGAAAGCTATTTAAACTCTGTCAAGGGTTACATAGCTATTGGCAAGAACGAATCCAAGTACTC TCTCTTAGTCGTCCTCTCTTGCGTTGCTATACCCATCGGTTTCTCATTACTACGACTCCTGCCCATCCCGACAAGCGTTAGAAGTAAATTCTACGCTTATATCATCGATCCTCCTGCTTGGGGCAAGAGACATAGTGTTCCAACCCTTGGACTAGGCATTGTCCCTACTCGTGGTCAAGCTCTTTTCATCCTTTACATCATCGCAATCAATGTGGCAGCAACCTTTGATGGCTATCCTCGCTATACCCCTAATGCCTATTTCCCAGTCCGTCGAGATGAGCTGATGCGACATATTGGCAACCGGGCCGGTATTATTGCATTTGCCAACATCCCAATCATTATTCTCTATGCAGGTCGCAATAGCTTGCTACTTCGCTTAACCAACTGGTCTTACTCCACCTTTATCCTTCTTCACCGATGGGTTGCCATGGTATGCGTTGTTCAAGTTATCCTTCACTCTCTCATGTGGCTCCAGATAATGGTTGAGGCTCATTCGCATGCTGAGGTTGTTAAATATCCTTACTGGCAATGGGGTATTGTCGGAACGCTTGCCTTCTCCCTGCTGCTGCCTTTCTCGATTCTCCCTTTCCGACGCGCTCTCTACGAGGTATTTCTCATTGTGCACATCTGCCTGGCTGTTGTGGTTTTAGTCGGATCTTGGTACCACATTTGGTATCTCTTCGAAGATACGAGTGGGTTTGAGATCTGGCTTATCATAGCCATAGCTGTTTGGGGATACGAGAGATTGTTGCGCATCCTTCGTGTCTCGAGATATGGCATCAAAAAGGCTTACATCACGAGGGCTGACgagaaatatttaaaaattgATATTCCTGATGTGGATGCTCATGGCCATTGCTTCGTCTATTTCCCTACTCTTTCCTGGAGGATATGGGAAAATCATCCCTTCTCAATTGTCAATTGTAGCAAGGGACAATTACAGAGAGAGGTGTCACTTTCAAGTTCAAGCTCACAGGTTGAGGGCAAAGACGTGTCACCGACAGAGGCTTCACTGTTCAAGGAGGGTGGCATGGTTGCAGTCAAGGCTCCAAGCAGTGTAACTGACAATAACACCACCAAACCAGGTATCACCTTGTTTGTTTCCCCGGAGCATGGATTAACTTCTAGACTCCCTAAGAAAGCCGATACCGGAATTCCTATCCCAATTCTTGTTGAATGTTCTTATGGCCACGAGGACTCAACACAATTCGAGCCTACTTTCGATTACCCCAACACACTTGCTATCGCTGGAGGAGTAGGTGTGACTGCAGTGTTACCGGCCCTCCAAAGTTCTTTGTCTATGTACGCACGACCACTCGGGACAAGTAAGCTGTACTGGGGTACCAAGAACCGCGGACTTGTCGATTCAGTCAAGAGAATGATTGTTGAGGGACATGGTTaccaagatgaagaagggaACGGCGGCGCTTCCAACTGGGGTCACTTTGAGGCACATGTTACGATTGGTTCGCGCATGGATATAAAACAGGTTTTGACGAATGAGTTGGAGAGCACGACAGGAGGCACAACAGTCATTGTTTGTGGCCCACAACAGATGTGTGACGATGCTAGGAAT ACTAATGGGGATGCGATATTCAATGGAAACCCTACCAACACACTTCCTGCTGAGCCCATTGCGATTTGTGGTATGTCAGTTCGTCTCCCGGGCGGATTGCATTCACCACAGGACTTCTGGGAATTCTTGGTATCTAAAGGCGATGCCCGCGGCCCTGTACCTGAGTCAAGATACAATGCCTCGTCATATTGGTCCGAAACTATGAAACCAGGGACAGTCAAGACACAGTATGGCTACTTTCTTGATGAAAGCATCGACATAGCTAGTGTCGACACATCATTCTTCACTATGCGCAAAGCAGAAGTTGAACGTGCTGACCCACAGCAGCGCCAGATGTTAGAGGTTGCGCGAGAGTGCCTCGAAGATGCGGGTGAGTTTGATTGGAAAGGCAGACCCATCGGCTGTTTCATGGGTAGCTTTGGTGAGGACTGGGTTGAGATGTTTGCCAAAGAGGCTCAACAGTATGGTCCGTACCGGGTGATGGGCTACGGTGATTTCATGCTGTCGAATCGTGTCTCATATGAGCTAGATCTCATGGGTCCAAG TCAGGTGGTCCGTACAGGATGCTCAGCATCTCTCATCGCTCTTCACGAAGCATGTCTTGCGCTGTCTCGCGGTGATTGCGAAGGCGCTATCGTTGGTGGCGCTAATCTCATCATGGCACCTGGAATGACTGTGGCAATGACGGAGCAGGGCGTTCTCTCACCCGACGGTTCATGCAAAACATTTTCAGCTGATGCGAATGGCTATGCTCGAGGAGAAGCAATCTCTGCCATTTTCGTCAAGCCTCTACGCAATGCAGTCCGCGATGGAAATCCCATCCGAGCAGTCATTCGTTCTACAGCTTCCAACAGTGACGGAAGAGGTACTGCCGGAGGTATACAGGTACCCAATGACATTGCTCAAGAAACCTTGATCAGAAGAGCCTACAAGATGGCTGGTATCAACGACTACTCTCAAACAGCCTTTGTTGAATGCCACGGAACAGGAACAGCAATTGGAGACCCAATCGAGACCAAGGCTGTCGGTCGAGTATTTGGCCCGTCTGGAGGTGTCTTGATTGGTTCAGTGAAGCCAAATCTCGGCCACTCTGAGGGCGCTTCAGGTCTTACATCACTAATCAAAGCTGTTTTGGCCTTGGAAAACCGCACTATCCCTCCGAACATCAAACTCAACCAACCGAATCCAGACATTCCCTGGTCTTCATGTGGGCTATCCGTCCCTACAGAGCCTACGGAATGGCCTTCATTAAAGCATGAGCGCATCAGTGTCAATTCCTTTGGTATCGGTGGTACCAATGCCCATATCATTCTTGATTCTGCTCGTAGCTTCGGAGTCACTCTTCCTGCAGAGCGTACTGCCACATCACCACAATTGCTAGTGTTCTCTGCAAATGGAGCGGATTCACTTCGACAGATGATCACCAACTACGAACACTATGTCGAGAAGAATCCAGAAAAGGTAGATGATCTTGCATTCACATTGGGTCATAAGCGCGAATACTTGCCGCATAGAGCGTTCGCTGTCTCCAGTCCTCTTGGCCCTCTCACAGTGTCTCCCATTGCCAAAGTAGGAAACAAGCCCAACATTGTTATGGTTTTTACCGGTCAGGGTGCTCAGTGGCCACAGATGGGAAGAGAATTGATGCGTAGATCTCAATTCTCTGCGTTCAGACAAACCATCACTGCCTTGGACGCTCATCTTCAATCTCTAGAAGACGGACCAGATTGGACTATCGAGGAGGAGCTACAGAAACCTCCCAGAACGAGCAGACTAAGTTCAGCTGAGTTATCGCAGCCCCTCTGCACTGCAATGCAAGTTGCCTTGATCAATACTCTCGCTTCTGTCGGTGTCAAAGCAGAGGCCCTGGTAGGTCATTCCAGCGGCGAGGTTGCTGGTGCTTATGCAGCTGGCGCCATCACAGCCAATGAAGCTATCACAATCGCCTTTTACCGTGGTCTTGTTACCAAGCGTCAACACAAACCTGGATCAATGGCTGCTATTGGAATGGGCGCTGGAGACGTTGAGAAGTACTTGCAGTCGGGGGTTGTCATTGCCTGCGAGAACTCCCCAAGCAGCGTCACTATTGCTGGTGATACTGAAGCGGTAGAGTCGACAATTGGAGCGATCAAAGCCTCGAAGCCTGATGTGATGGCGCGACTACTACAGGTCGACATGGCATATCATTCCCATCACATGAAAGAGATTGGTGATGATTACTTTGCCTTGATGCAAGACAAAATCTGGCCTACAAACCCCACCAAGCTATTCTACAGCAGTGTTACAGGGAACACACTCACTGAAAGCCACCAATTCGGCCCACGCTACTGGCAAGCCAACATGGAGTCCAGAGTCCGCTTCAGTTCTGCTGTGTCTGAAATCATCAATCAGGGAACCATCAAGAATGCACTCTTCTTGGAGGTTGGCCCCCATTCTGCACTTGCTGGTCCGTTGCGACAAATCCAGGCACAGAATTCTACATCATTCCCTTACGTCTCAGTTCTTACTCGTAATAAGAACGACGTTGAATGCTTCCTTTCATGCGCTGGCAGTCTCTTTAATCTCAATGCTCGCGTTGATCTGACCAAGGTCATCGCTAAAGGCGCGGTATTGCCAGACTTACCCAGATATCCCTGGAACCATTCTGAGAGGCATTGGTACGAATCAAGGCTGACCAGCGAGTGGAGACATCGCGAGCACAAGTATCATGACCTGCTAGGCATTCGCGTCCCAGAGAGCACCGACTCAAACATACTTTTCCGGAATCTGTTTCATCTCGACAACGCTCCTTGGATCCGCGATCACATGGTTGGAGATGATGTTATCTTCCCGTTTGCTGGCTACGCTGGCATGATTGGCGAGGCCATAAGACAAGTGACCTGCGTTGACGAAGGCTTCAAGTTACGAGCTGTCAGGGTCAGCACGGCTTTGGTTCTGACCGAGGGCAAGCCCTTAGAAATTATGTCTACACTTCGTCGCAAGCGCTTGACCGACTCCCTTGATAGCGAATGGTGGGAGTTCTCAATCGCATCATACAACGGCACGTCATGGACGAAACATTGCTCTGGTGAAGCCACATCACAGGGCGAGAGGCTTTCGACAAAGGGACCACAGGAGTCTTTTTTGCACAAGATAGACATTGGTCGCTGTTACGAATCTTTAGCAAGGTCTGGATTGAACTTTGGACCAGAATTCCAGCGACTTGGTGAGATCCGCTCAGATACATTGGAACAAAAGGCCCAGTCAAAAGTCTTGGGCAAGCCAGGCGAAGAGGTCAACTATCATCTCCATCCAACAATTATTGACGCGTCACTGCAACTTCTCAGTGTTGCTGTTTCGAGAGGATTTGCCGACCGATATGACAATACAATGGTCCCAACTCATATTGATGAGATGTGTATCTATCGACCAACTGACACCAACTCATTCGAGATCAGGGCAAATGCATATTATACCTCCACAGGCTCTGTTACGGGCGGCGGTCAGATTTTTGATTCCAATGGCCGATCTGTACTTTCAACCACGGGTATCAAGCTCACTACTGTTGGAGATCAAAATGGAGGCAAGCCCGTCGAACCGACTGCCCGGTTAGAATGGGCACCCCATATTGACTTTCTAGACCCGCAGGCCCTCATCAGGCCCTCAATTGATCGCAGCGAGCATATGCCCGACCTTACGTGTCTATCACACTTATGTCTGGCGCACACCAAGCACTGCATTGCCGATTTGGACACCACCATTGAGCACATGCACAAATACAAGGCATGGGTTAATCACCAGATCGAGTTCGATAACGTCGGAAGTCTTGAGTTTCTGAGCAAGGATGAACTCGAATTACAGATCAACGACCTAATGGCGTACTTGAAGCGAACCTCGGCAAAGGACGCTGCAATCGCTATTGAGAAAATATGTGCCAATGCCTCCAGCATCTTTACTGGCAGCAAAGAGCCTCTTGATGTACTCTTGTCTGACGGCATATTGAACAATCTTTATACGTTCATGGACAATTGTGATGAGTCGGCATTATTCGCGCATTTGGCTCATACTAAGCCTAATCTACGTATCCTTGAGATTGGCGCTGGAACTGGCGGGTCAACTTCTCAATTCTTGAAGTACCTGACTCCGGTTGGCAAAGTGTTGTTTTCCAACTATACCTTTACTGACATTTCTTCTGGCTTCTTCGAGAATGCTAAGAAGCGTTTCAAAGACTTTCCGAATATGGAGTTTGCGACACTGGATATAAGTCGGGACCCAGACGAGCAGGGATTTGCTGGACGCGAGTACGACCTCATCTTGGCGACCAACGTCATTCATGCTACCCCGTCAATCAATGAAAGCTTGAACAATGTCCGAAACCTTCTGAGTGACGATGGGAGATTCCTACTCCACGAGCTaacatcaacttcaaaaTGGATCAACTACATCTTTGGCACCCTACCGGGATGGTGGTACGGTGAGGCAGATGATCGGTCTCTTGAGCCCTACATCTCTGTCGAACGCTGGGAAGCAGAGTTATTGGCTGCTGGTTTCGACGTGCCAGATGCAGTAGTACTTGACACAGCGGGCCCTAATACTTTGAACGCCATGATTCTCTGTAGAACAGACACAGAATACTACACGGATAGGCATGTGGAACTTTTGGTCATGTCCGATGTTGAGACCAAGGGAGAAGAGGCACTCCGTCAAAGCTTGGAGAAACGGGGTCACTTTGTCCATCGAAGGGGAGTCTTTGACCAGTCGACTCCTACTGGATACGACACTATAGCACTTCTAGACGAAGAGGAACCTTTCTTTGAAGATATCAATAGCGAAAAACTCGACGCTTTCAAGACTTTGACAAGCAGCCTAAAAGATAAGAGTCTCCTTTGGATCACCCACGTTTCGCAAATGGGGTGTTCTGACCCTCGCTTCGGTCAAATCTGGGGGATATCAAGAGCTCTCCGTTCTGAGATGCTGTTGGAGTTTGGCACCTGCGAAGTGGACGATGTGGCAGTATCATCGGATAAGATCCTTGACGTTTTTGCAAGGTTCCAAATTGAAAAAGAGGACGAAACTATCAAACCTGATTACGAATATAcgatcatcaacaacaccgTTTATGTCGGTCGTATTTATCCATTCTCGGCTCAGGAAAATCTGGTTATATCTAATCAAGAGGATCCAGTGGCTCTTCGAACAACCAAGCCTGGCAGACTCAACGCTCTACACTGGGCCAGCTACCAATCACCGACACTAActggtgatgatgtcgaGGTCAAAGTACAAGCTGCCGGCTTAAACTTCAAA GACGTGTTGTGTGCTATGGGTATTGTCGACGGCGGTAATGGCTTCGGCCTTGAGGGTGCTGGTGTTGTCAATCGCATCGGGCCGAACGTCAAGGACATTAAGGTTGGGGATCGTGTTCTTTTCATAGCTCATGATTCTTTTGCCTCTCATGTTGTCATGTCTGAGAACCTGTGTGAGATAATTCCTGAAGATCTGAGCTTCGAGGACGCTGCAACAATACCTTGCGTGTTTGCAACATCCTATCACTCAATATTCAACATGGGAAATCTCAAGAAAGGCCAG TCCATACTGATCCATAGCGCTTGCGGCGGTGTCGGTATCGCTACGATCCAACTAGCCCAGATGGTTGGCGCAAAGATCTATGCCACCGTAAGCAGCGAAGAGAAGATTAAATATCTCGAAGACAACTTTGGTCTAGATCGTTCATGCATTTTCAATTCTAGGGACGACTCATTTGTCCAACGGATTTTGCACGAGACGGGCGGCGAGGGTGTTGACTTGGCGCTCAACTCACTCTCTGGCGAGCTTCTACACGCTACCTGGAAGTGTATTGCAGAATTCGGTCGAATGGTAGAGATTGGGAAGCGAGACTTGATTGGGTCTGGCAAACTTGACATGTACCCTTTTCTGGACAACCGTACATACTCTTGCGTTGATCTTGATCAGCTTTGTTTCAAGAGGGGATGTATCGCAAAAGA GCTTCTCAAACATGTTATTAGACTCTACAAAGACGGACACATCCAACCCATTCGTCCCATCAAAGTCTACCACCCTCACAACATCCTTGACAGCTTCAGGTACATGCAACAGGGCGTTCACCTTGGCAAGATTGTTGTCTCGATGGACACAACATACGGGCCCAGCTTGGAGGTCGAACCTCGAAAGCAACCAGTCACGCTTCATGCATCGGCTTCATACCTGCTTGTGGGTGGGCTCGGAGGTTTAGGGCGATCTATCTCAAGATGGATGATTAAGCGAGGAGCTCGTCACCTCATTTATCTCTCCCGCAGTGCGGGAACGAATGAGAAGCACCTAGATTTGCAGCAAGAACTTGAGAGCCTGGGATGCAAGGTCGACTTTGTTCAGGGCAGCATCAACAACCTTGACGATGTTACTGCTGCAGTTGCACGAGCTGAAGGTCATATGAAGGGAGTTCTACAAATGTCTATGGTTCTCGCCGATCAGAGCTTTCCGAAGATGACGATAGACGAGTGGAATACTGCTGTCAACCCGAAAATTAAGGGTACTTGGAACTTGCACAACGCGACCATGTCTGCTAATGCAAACCTCGACTTCTTTATCCTTTTCAGTTCGCTTTCCGGTGTCATAGGACAGCCTGGACAAGTGAATTACGCTGGTGCAAACACGTTCCTCGATGCATTTTCCAACTATCGAAAGAGCTTGGGTTTGCCAGCGTGTTCCATCGACATCGGAGCGGTGGAAGAGGTTGGATACTTGGCTGAGAACCAGTCCATCATGCAAAAACTGAAGGTGACCGGTTTCAACGGAACTGTGTCAGAGCACGAGTTTCTCGATGCACTCGGTGCAGCCATGGCAAGGACTGCCAACAACTTTTGTCTTGGATTTCGACCGGATGTCTCCCTCAGCGATCCTTCTAACCGCTCTATTTGGAAGAAAGACATTAGAATGGCTGTCTTTCACAATAACGGAGGCGCTTTACAGGCTTCTACAGGCGCAACGAACGACGAGCTCAAGTCTTTTATCTCAAGAGCTAAGCATGACCCTTCAATCTTGAAACAGGAGGAGTCATCTCGCTTTCTCGCCCGAGAGATCGGTAAAAAGGTGTATGGTCTTTTACTCAAACCTGTGGAGGACTTGCAGACTGCCTCTTCTCTCTCCGATTTGGGAATGGATTCACTAGTGGCTATCGAAGTTCGGCAATGGTGGAAGACCGTTTTCCAATTTGACATTAGTGTCCTTGAGATGATGGCGATGGGTAGTCTCGATATGCTAGGGGCCCATGCTGCCAGAGGTCTACAGTACGTCCTTGGCAGCACATAG